In Anopheles cruzii unplaced genomic scaffold, idAnoCruzAS_RS32_06 scaffold02145_ctg1, whole genome shotgun sequence, the sequence CCCACTGAGTGCGGTTTGTGTTCCATTGTATGTACACTAGAGAACGTCATCGATTACATTACGTTTCGGTCAGATTACAAAATAGTCAGCCAATAACTAATAGTTCAACAACTGGTTCGCCGCAACGAATTTTTAGTTAACAACGTTCCGTCAAAAGGTGGGATAACCATGTCGCTTTGGGCCCGTGTAAATCAACTTCCAAGCCATATTATAGAGCAGATCCGTTTCATCTATGGGGCCAATTTCCCCATCGAAGTACGCCACTATCTGGCGGAATGGATCGAGGAACGCCTGCTGTACGTATTTAATATCTTATTGATTTGAGTACAATGTGTACACTCTTGTATATGTCTTTTGTTCGCCTTTCTGCGCTCTTTGTCATATACCTAGAAATGCTCCCGTGTTTGCTGACCAGGAAGGTGCGTGCGAGCAGGATGCTGCGAACTTCGTCAACCAGTTGATAAATGAACTCGAACGAAAAGCAGTTTCTCTGCCGGAGAACAACATCACGATTAAAATACGACTGAACGAGTCAGCACGTAACTTTCGACAGTTGTTTTCACACAATCCCTCCCAGTTATACCATCACCTAATAACCTGTCTACAACGCGAACGTCAATGTGTCGCATATCCGGAGGAGTGCGCTTCGGTACAAGACTCCGAGGTAAACGAGGTTTTCACCACGTTACAGCAGCTACAAATCATGGTGAGGTCCAACGAGAATGACAATCGTAATCTGACGAAAGAGTACGAGCACTTATTACTGGAGGTGCACGAGTTGCAGAAGAATCGTGCACAAATAGACGCGGTAGAGAATCCGGAGATGCGAGCGCATCGACACAGTCAAATCACTCAACATCAGAAGATGGTCAGCGATCGACTGCAATTGTGTTCTGGCAGGCGAATTGCTTTGGTTGAAAACTTCAGGAAAACGATCTTGATCACCAATGAGATGCTGAACAAAGTGTTGAACAAGTATCTTGCCCAATGGAAAATCAACCAGGGTTTCGCTGGAAACGGCGCGTCTACCATCAGTGCAAACAACCTGGACACTATTCAGGCTTGGTGCGAAAGTCTGGCTGACATTATTTGGAATACTCAAGGTCAAATTCGTCTCGCTATCAAGAACAAATCTAAGCTGCACGTAGAGCAAGAAGATGTACCGGATGTACTATCCCAGGAGATAGAAGACGCTACCAGTTTGCTAAAAACACTTGTAACAAGTACATTCATTATTGAGAAGCAGCCGCCACAGGTGATGAAAACTAACACTCGATTCGCCGCTACTGTCCGCTTACTCGTCGGCAACACACTCAACATCAAAATGGTGAACCCGCAGGTGAAGGTTTCTATTATTTCTGGTAAGTGAACAAAAATGctcaaaattgtttcaaatcaAATGAAGCAATGAATCGCCGAACGAAACGTATCCGTTTCATTTGGTAATTGCTTCAATGTTGCAGCTGATTAATGTTGATTGATCAATATTTCTTATAGAAGCGCAGGCCCAGCAAACACAACAATTAAACAAAGCTTCAGAACAGTCGTGTGGCGAAATAATGAACAATATTGGAAATCTCGAATATAACGAGACGACCAAGCAACTGTCCGTTAGTTTTCGGTGCGTGCGTTAAAAATATGACGAAAAGTCTAGTAGTTGATTGGTAAAAATGATCGTAATTCACTATTCGCACATATCACAATTTTAGCAATATGCAGCTAAAGAAGATAAAACGggcagagaaaaaaggaacggagTGCGTAATGGATGAAAAGTTTGCCCTTCTGTTCCAATCAAGCTTTGCTATTGGTCACGGAGACGTAGTATTTTCGGTAATAATGTTCACAGTCATTTCATGCCTATTTCGCCGACGTTCTAATTTCTCCCAATGTGTTGAATAGGTTTGGACTATTTCGCTACCGGTCGTCGTTATCGTACACGGTAACCAGGAACCTCAATCGTGGGCCACCATCACATGGGACAATGCGTTCGCCGACGTCAATCGCATCCCTTTCCAAGTGCCAGATAAGGTGTGTTGGAACAAGCTGGCAGATGCGTTAAACATGAAGTTCCGTGCTTCAACTGGTCGCTCGCTGACTTCGGAAAACATGCACTTTCTGTGCGAGAAAGCATTCAAAACCAGTctaccgtttccggttccgaa encodes:
- the LOC128276703 gene encoding signal transducer and transcription activator-like, whose amino-acid sequence is MSLWARVNQLPSHIIEQIRFIYGANFPIEVRHYLAEWIEERLLNAPVFADQEGACEQDAANFVNQLINELERKAVSLPENNITIKIRLNESARNFRQLFSHNPSQLYHHLITCLQRERQCVAYPEECASVQDSEVNEVFTTLQQLQIMVRSNENDNRNLTKEYEHLLLEVHELQKNRAQIDAVENPEMRAHRHSQITQHQKMVSDRLQLCSGRRIALVENFRKTILITNEMLNKVLNKYLAQWKINQGFAGNGASTISANNLDTIQAWCESLADIIWNTQGQIRLAIKNKSKLHVEQEDVPDVLSQEIEDATSLLKTLVTSTFIIEKQPPQVMKTNTRFAATVRLLVGNTLNIKMVNPQVKVSIISEAQAQQTQQLNKASEQSCGEIMNNIGNLEYNETTKQLSVSFRNMQLKKIKRAEKKGTECVMDEKFALLFQSSFAIGHGDVVFSVWTISLPVVVIVHGNQEPQSWATITWDNAFADVNRIPFQVPDKVCWNKLADALNMKFRASTGRSLTSENMHFLCEKAFKTSLPFPVPNDLTIMWSQFCKEPIPDRSFTFWEWFYAAMKVTREHLRGPWMDGSIIGFIHKSKAEDYLLKCSRGTFLLRFSDSELGGITIAWVNEGNDGQPQILHIQPFTAKDFSTRSLSDRIRDFDDLYYL